From one Rattus norvegicus strain BN/NHsdMcwi chromosome 7, GRCr8, whole genome shotgun sequence genomic stretch:
- the Wdr97 gene encoding WD repeat-containing protein 97 isoform X4, translating to MGDMEDKILDTILRSEIDSLAVDLADFYDQDIYDIPDPGVLIEKNELGLLGGPEVPQLFTNSQRWRSMSLRSRARLLWLHLRAYLHDIVEKEKRAELRVARMTHGLEPLRRLEVETGLCSVAQDPVGERFMVLDGDGYLHQHTKDGWEQAKLKPPVVLNGLATVSGPLGELGRFVGWGPAGLSILGEDFHLLWLSQPRVRKSPDQEPFCCLPVPTLGLLIVAQMGGSLELWKFRSGGRRLVPCGSPLQPPPSLAGSLKCLALGLDSDHCSWHCFAAYGSAVLTFDLDDWALINVSQDLHKTIISDLDYCEEISAMVTASRDSTVKVWEADWQIRMVFVGHTGPVTAMMVLPNSTLAVSASQDGTIRTWDLQAEAQVGEVTLDYWTEGIISEKVSRLLAPASPGWPVLSLCSKSIGLWRVRTLYSPLAQLSAPVLHIQVAPVLPAPTEPSLPARLVCACADGSVYLVSATTGRTVSSLLLEPEDCAAGVVYCLSREALWVLTRSGHLVRANAARCPMVVVHRLRPPLPPAPQPCCLHLYSHLTDPRSAFACWEMMRENQGDMIRSAIAWAWKNKNRFLPVMGHSDGTLSVLDWRTSTTIFVTEAHSPGPVTAIGSTWNSIVTSGADLTVKMWRVFPYAEECLSLLRTFSCCHPVVMLCVLGKRITVGFEDPESATYGLVQFGLGDKMRCDHRPQDDPMDHITGLCCCPTLKIYACSSLDCTIRIWTRENLLLRLLQLDGPPQALAFSSNNGDLVFSLGARLYTVSYKTYLPTSYLVKKLCLKTTDVVNDPPLPLTSKKPLTSSQLQRLASLHGAASLSVALPFGYYKTPILQQPVLKEDLEDIIARDQDLQELRQGLVVPAARPPLSPKQRDEAFDNYLHLIYGSELMMDGSSERESSQWGTAAPSTEKEPPDMADMEIQPGTAAGVGQAALSIDIQAASAPSAPQTPRAPGRRFARPPRVSLPIPPTHRKVHSQASQLLARSSLSYELGLGLDLQVQWDQFGVKTTDLDKSIDYMKNRVPLLLPRRPAEPLSKLTGFFPATVKPYKAHQVSWLCAQLRGTAANVVASRGQLSWFPGRTWFPEQIQVLWKRRRQVVKAPEAFFCQVAN from the exons ATGGGAGACATGGAGGACAAGATATTGGACACAATCCTCCGTTCAGAGATTGACAGCTTGGCAGTGGATTTAGCAGACTTTTATGATCAGGACATCTATGATATCCCAGATCCTGGGGTGCTTATAGAAAAGAATG AATTGGGTCTGTTGGGAGGACCAGAGGTACCACAGCTCTTTACCAATAGCCAGAGGTGGCGGAGTATGTCACTGCGTTCCCGGGCCAGACTGCTGTGGCTACACCTACGTGCATACCTCCATGACATTGTGGAAAAG GAGAAGAGGGCAGAGCTGAGGGTCGCTCGCATGACACATGGCCTGGAGCCACTGCGTCGCCTCGAGGTGGAAACTGGACTGTGCTCCGTAGCGCAGGATCCAGTGGGTGAACGCTTCATGGTACTAGATGGTGACGGTTACCTGCACCAGCATACCAAGGATGGCTGGGAGCAGGCAAAGCTGAAGCCTCCTGTTGTGCTTAATGGGCTAGCGACTGTGTCTGGCCCTCTGGGAGAATTAGGCCGCTTTGTTGGCTGGGGCCCAGCTGGACTAAGCATATTAGGGGAAGACTTCCACCTGCTCTGGCTGAGCCAGCCACGGGTGAGGAAGTCACCGGACCAGGAGCCTTTTTGCTGCTTACCAGTTCCCACCCTGGGTCTGTTGATTGTGGCCCAGATGGGTGGCAGCCTGGAGCTCTGGAAGTTCCGATCGGGTGGTCGCCGCCTGGTACCCTGCGGCTCACCTTTGCAGCCACCACCCAGCTTGGCTGGCTCGCTCAAGTGTCTGGCCCTAGGGCTGGACTCTGACCACTGCAGTTGGCATTGCTTTGCTGCCTATGGCTCGGCGGTGCTCACTTTTGACCTGGACGACTGGGCTCTCATAAATGTTAGCCAGGATCTGCATAAAAC CATCATCTCAGATCTGGATTACTGTGAGGAGATATCCGCTATGGTGACAGCTTCCCGGGATAGTACTGTGAAAGTGTGGGAAGCTGACTGGCAGATCCGGATGGTGTTTGTAGGACACACAG GCCCAGTGACAGCTATGATGGTGCTTCCAAACAGCACGCTGGCAGTGTCTGCCTCACAGGACGGGACAATTCGCACATGGGACCTGCAGGCCGAAGCTCAGGTGGGAGAGGTTACTCTGGATTACTGGACCGAAGGCATAATCTCTGAGAAAGTGAGCCGTTTGCTGGCTCCTGCAAGTCCTGGCTGGCCGGTGCTCTCTCTCTGCTCAAAAAGCATAGGGCTCTGGCGTGTGCGTACCCTCTATTCACCATTAGCACAGCTTTCCGCACCAGTGCTCCATATACAGGTGGCTCCAGTGCTGCCAGCACCAACCGAGCCATCTCTGCCTGCTCGCCTTGTATGTGCCTGCGCAGATGGGTCGGTCTACCTGGTGTCAGCTACTACAGGACGAACTGTGAGTTCACTTCTGCTGGAGCCGGAAGACTGTGCCGCTGGGGTGGTTTATTGTTTGTCTCGAGAAGCATTGTGGGTGCTAACACGCTCAGGGCACCTAGTGCGCGCCAATGCTGCACGCTGCCCGATGGTGGTGGTACACCGCCTGCGCCCACCTCTACCCCCAGCGCCGCAGCCTTGCTGCCTGCACCTCTACAGTCATCTTACAGACCCTCGGAGTGCATTCGCTTGCTGGGAGATGATGCGCGAGAATCAGGGTGACATGATCCGCAGTGCCATTGCCTGGGCCTGGAAAAATAAGAATAG GTTTCTACCAGTGATGGGGCACTCAGATGGCACACTGTCTGTGTTGGATTGGCGCACATCAACGACAATCTTTGTCACAGAAGCGCACAGCCCAGGGCCAGTGACTGCTATTGGGTCCACCTGGAACAGCATTGTGACTTCAG GTGCCGATCTGACAGTAAAGATGTGGCGCGTGTTCCCCTATGCTGAGGAGTGCCTGAGCCTGCTACGCACCTTTTCCTGCTGCCATCCGGTGGTAATGCTCTGTGTCCTGGGGAAGCGCATCACTGTAGGCTTCGAGGATCCAGAGAGTGCCACCTATGGCCTGGTCCAGTTTGGCCTGGGTGACAAAATGCGGTGTGACCACAGGCCACAGGATGACCCTATGGATCATATCACCG GCCTGTGCTGCTGCCCCACCCTTAAGATATATGCCTGCTCTAGCCTGGACTGCACCATCCGAATCTGGACCAGGGAGAACCTCCTGTTACG GCTCCTGCAGCTCGATGGTCCCCCTCAGGCCCTGGCCTTCTCCAGCAATAATGGAGACCTGGTCTTCTCACTAGGTGCCCGCCTCTACACAGTGTCCTATAAGACCTACTTACCTACATCCTACCTAGTTAAG AAATTGTGTCTGAAGACCACTGATGTGGTAAATGACCCTCCGCTGCCACTGACCAGCAAGAAGCCACTGACATCCAGCCAGTTGCAGAGGCTTGCCAGTCTACATGGAGCAGCCAGCTTAAG TGTGGCCCTGCCCTTCGGTTATTACAAGACACCAATACTTCAGCAGCCAGTGTTGAAAGAG GACTTGGAGGATATCATAGCCCGGGATCAAGACCTTCAAGAACTGAGGCAAGGGCTGGTGGTCCCGGCAGCTCGGCCCCCACTCTCCCCGAAGCAGCGCGATGAAGCCTTTGACAATTACTTGCATCTGATCTATGGGTCTGAACTGATGATG GATGGAAGTTCTGAAAGGGAGTCCTCACAGTGGGGCACTGCAGCCCCAAGCACAGAGAAGGAGCCACCGGACATGGCGGACATGGAGATCCAGCCTGGGACTGCCGCCGGTGTTGGGCAGGCTGCACTTAGCATTGATATTCAGGCAGCATCCGCACCCTCAGCCCCACAAACCCCAAGAGCTCCGGGAAGGCGCTTTGCCCGCCCTCCTCGAGTCTCCTTACCCATTCCACCCACCCACCGGAAGGTGCATAGCCAGGCATCCCAG CTTCTAGCGCGTTCCTCGCTGAGCTATGAGCTGGGCCTCGGCTTGGATCTGCAGGTGCAGTGGGATCAGTTTGGAGTTAAGACCACGGACCTGGACAAATCAATCGACTATATGAAGAATAGG GTTCCACTGTTGCTGCCAAGAAGGCCCGCAGAGCCTCTCTCAAAGCTCACGGGCTTCTTTCCTGCCACCGTAAAACCCTACAAG GCCCATCAGGTTTCCTGGCTGTGTGCCCAACTCCGTGGTACTGCGGCAAATGTGGTTGCAAGCAGAGGTCAACTGTCTTGGTTCCCTGGAAGAACTTGGTTCCCAGAGCAAATTCAAG TCCTCTGGAAGCGAAGACGACAAGTGGTTAAAGCGCCGGAAGCGTTCTTCTGCCAGGTGGCGAACTAA
- the Wdr97 gene encoding WD repeat-containing protein 97 isoform X3, whose product MGDMEDKILDTILRSEIDSLAVDLADFYDQDIYDIPDPGVLIEKNELGLLGGPEVPQLFTNSQRWRSMSLRSRARLLWLHLRAYLHDIVEKEKRAELRVARMTHGLEPLRRLEVETGLCSVAQDPVGERFMVLDGDGYLHQHTKDGWEQAKLKPPVVLNGLATVSGPLGELGRFVGWGPAGLSILGEDFHLLWLSQPRVRKSPDQEPFCCLPVPTLGLLIVAQMGGSLELWKFRSGGRRLVPCGSPLQPPPSLAGSLKCLALGLDSDHCSWHCFAAYGSAVLTFDLDDWALINVSQDLHKTIISDLDYCEEISAMVTASRDSTVKVWEADWQIRMVFVGHTGPVTAMMVLPNSTLAVSASQDGTIRTWDLQAEAQVGEVTLDYWTEGIISEKVSRLLAPASPGWPVLSLCSKSIGLWRVRTLYSPLAQLSAPVLHIQVAPVLPAPTEPSLPARLVCACADGSVYLVSATTGRTVSSLLLEPEDCAAGVVYCLSREALWVLTRSGHLVRANAARCPMVVVHRLRPPLPPAPQPCCLHLYSHLTDPRSAFACWEMMRENQGDMIRSAIAWAWKNKNRFLPVMGHSDGTLSVLDWRTSTTIFVTEAHSPGPVTAIGSTWNSIVTSGADLTVKMWRVFPYAEECLSLLRTFSCCHPVVMLCVLGKRITVGFEDPESATYGLVQFGLGDKMRCDHRPQDDPMDHITGLCCCPTLKIYACSSLDCTIRIWTRENLLLRLLQLDGPPQALAFSSNNGDLVFSLGARLYTVSYKTYLPTSYLVKKLCLKTTDVVNDPPLPLTSKKPLTSSQLQRLASLHGAASLSVALPFGYYKTPILQQPVLKEDLEDIIARDQDLQELRQGLVVPAARPPLSPKQRDEAFDNYLHLIYGSELMMDGSSERESSQWGTAAPSTEKEPPDMADMEIQPGTAAGVGQAALSIDIQAASAPSAPQTPRAPGRRFARPPRVSLPIPPTHRKVHSQASQLLARSSLSYELGLGLDLQVQWDQFGVKTTDLDKSIDYMKNRVPLLLPRRPAEPLSKLTGFFPATVKPYKLLSRPIRFPGCVPNSVVLRQMWLQAEVNCLGSLEELGSQSKFKSSGSEDDKWLKRRKRSSARWRTKLFGLLRLTRRKTGAEEGEEQEEEEEEVEVEYISSSPASDMEPERWEPDTESTTDLISKFYNETSKSKGYSHPRHSLLEDRYGHLPKFLHYFVVQNWFKKLFPIFTLEAYPEMDTIEGLASMLLDFLLQATWDDRVNILNGLLRLLPDVTGNLRIRLQAKLLYLLNQDDPPKLQDRTQKEFVMLALQLLLACSLDVLDVILEIISYYLYSPASCRCKTWSSPQMAFLWSLPDRPHKPPSFLEQPCLP is encoded by the exons ATGGGAGACATGGAGGACAAGATATTGGACACAATCCTCCGTTCAGAGATTGACAGCTTGGCAGTGGATTTAGCAGACTTTTATGATCAGGACATCTATGATATCCCAGATCCTGGGGTGCTTATAGAAAAGAATG AATTGGGTCTGTTGGGAGGACCAGAGGTACCACAGCTCTTTACCAATAGCCAGAGGTGGCGGAGTATGTCACTGCGTTCCCGGGCCAGACTGCTGTGGCTACACCTACGTGCATACCTCCATGACATTGTGGAAAAG GAGAAGAGGGCAGAGCTGAGGGTCGCTCGCATGACACATGGCCTGGAGCCACTGCGTCGCCTCGAGGTGGAAACTGGACTGTGCTCCGTAGCGCAGGATCCAGTGGGTGAACGCTTCATGGTACTAGATGGTGACGGTTACCTGCACCAGCATACCAAGGATGGCTGGGAGCAGGCAAAGCTGAAGCCTCCTGTTGTGCTTAATGGGCTAGCGACTGTGTCTGGCCCTCTGGGAGAATTAGGCCGCTTTGTTGGCTGGGGCCCAGCTGGACTAAGCATATTAGGGGAAGACTTCCACCTGCTCTGGCTGAGCCAGCCACGGGTGAGGAAGTCACCGGACCAGGAGCCTTTTTGCTGCTTACCAGTTCCCACCCTGGGTCTGTTGATTGTGGCCCAGATGGGTGGCAGCCTGGAGCTCTGGAAGTTCCGATCGGGTGGTCGCCGCCTGGTACCCTGCGGCTCACCTTTGCAGCCACCACCCAGCTTGGCTGGCTCGCTCAAGTGTCTGGCCCTAGGGCTGGACTCTGACCACTGCAGTTGGCATTGCTTTGCTGCCTATGGCTCGGCGGTGCTCACTTTTGACCTGGACGACTGGGCTCTCATAAATGTTAGCCAGGATCTGCATAAAAC CATCATCTCAGATCTGGATTACTGTGAGGAGATATCCGCTATGGTGACAGCTTCCCGGGATAGTACTGTGAAAGTGTGGGAAGCTGACTGGCAGATCCGGATGGTGTTTGTAGGACACACAG GCCCAGTGACAGCTATGATGGTGCTTCCAAACAGCACGCTGGCAGTGTCTGCCTCACAGGACGGGACAATTCGCACATGGGACCTGCAGGCCGAAGCTCAGGTGGGAGAGGTTACTCTGGATTACTGGACCGAAGGCATAATCTCTGAGAAAGTGAGCCGTTTGCTGGCTCCTGCAAGTCCTGGCTGGCCGGTGCTCTCTCTCTGCTCAAAAAGCATAGGGCTCTGGCGTGTGCGTACCCTCTATTCACCATTAGCACAGCTTTCCGCACCAGTGCTCCATATACAGGTGGCTCCAGTGCTGCCAGCACCAACCGAGCCATCTCTGCCTGCTCGCCTTGTATGTGCCTGCGCAGATGGGTCGGTCTACCTGGTGTCAGCTACTACAGGACGAACTGTGAGTTCACTTCTGCTGGAGCCGGAAGACTGTGCCGCTGGGGTGGTTTATTGTTTGTCTCGAGAAGCATTGTGGGTGCTAACACGCTCAGGGCACCTAGTGCGCGCCAATGCTGCACGCTGCCCGATGGTGGTGGTACACCGCCTGCGCCCACCTCTACCCCCAGCGCCGCAGCCTTGCTGCCTGCACCTCTACAGTCATCTTACAGACCCTCGGAGTGCATTCGCTTGCTGGGAGATGATGCGCGAGAATCAGGGTGACATGATCCGCAGTGCCATTGCCTGGGCCTGGAAAAATAAGAATAG GTTTCTACCAGTGATGGGGCACTCAGATGGCACACTGTCTGTGTTGGATTGGCGCACATCAACGACAATCTTTGTCACAGAAGCGCACAGCCCAGGGCCAGTGACTGCTATTGGGTCCACCTGGAACAGCATTGTGACTTCAG GTGCCGATCTGACAGTAAAGATGTGGCGCGTGTTCCCCTATGCTGAGGAGTGCCTGAGCCTGCTACGCACCTTTTCCTGCTGCCATCCGGTGGTAATGCTCTGTGTCCTGGGGAAGCGCATCACTGTAGGCTTCGAGGATCCAGAGAGTGCCACCTATGGCCTGGTCCAGTTTGGCCTGGGTGACAAAATGCGGTGTGACCACAGGCCACAGGATGACCCTATGGATCATATCACCG GCCTGTGCTGCTGCCCCACCCTTAAGATATATGCCTGCTCTAGCCTGGACTGCACCATCCGAATCTGGACCAGGGAGAACCTCCTGTTACG GCTCCTGCAGCTCGATGGTCCCCCTCAGGCCCTGGCCTTCTCCAGCAATAATGGAGACCTGGTCTTCTCACTAGGTGCCCGCCTCTACACAGTGTCCTATAAGACCTACTTACCTACATCCTACCTAGTTAAG AAATTGTGTCTGAAGACCACTGATGTGGTAAATGACCCTCCGCTGCCACTGACCAGCAAGAAGCCACTGACATCCAGCCAGTTGCAGAGGCTTGCCAGTCTACATGGAGCAGCCAGCTTAAG TGTGGCCCTGCCCTTCGGTTATTACAAGACACCAATACTTCAGCAGCCAGTGTTGAAAGAG GACTTGGAGGATATCATAGCCCGGGATCAAGACCTTCAAGAACTGAGGCAAGGGCTGGTGGTCCCGGCAGCTCGGCCCCCACTCTCCCCGAAGCAGCGCGATGAAGCCTTTGACAATTACTTGCATCTGATCTATGGGTCTGAACTGATGATG GATGGAAGTTCTGAAAGGGAGTCCTCACAGTGGGGCACTGCAGCCCCAAGCACAGAGAAGGAGCCACCGGACATGGCGGACATGGAGATCCAGCCTGGGACTGCCGCCGGTGTTGGGCAGGCTGCACTTAGCATTGATATTCAGGCAGCATCCGCACCCTCAGCCCCACAAACCCCAAGAGCTCCGGGAAGGCGCTTTGCCCGCCCTCCTCGAGTCTCCTTACCCATTCCACCCACCCACCGGAAGGTGCATAGCCAGGCATCCCAG CTTCTAGCGCGTTCCTCGCTGAGCTATGAGCTGGGCCTCGGCTTGGATCTGCAGGTGCAGTGGGATCAGTTTGGAGTTAAGACCACGGACCTGGACAAATCAATCGACTATATGAAGAATAGG GTTCCACTGTTGCTGCCAAGAAGGCCCGCAGAGCCTCTCTCAAAGCTCACGGGCTTCTTTCCTGCCACCGTAAAACCCTACAAG CTACTCTCTAGGCCCATCAGGTTTCCTGGCTGTGTGCCCAACTCCGTGGTACTGCGGCAAATGTGGTTGCAAGCAGAGGTCAACTGTCTTGGTTCCCTGGAAGAACTTGGTTCCCAGAGCAAATTCAAG TCCTCTGGAAGCGAAGACGACAAGTGGTTAAAGCGCCGGAAGCGTTCTTCTGCCAGGTGGCGAACTAAACTGTTCGGTTTGCTCCGGCTGACAAGGAGGAAAACAGGAGCCGAGGAaggggaggaacaggaagaggaagaagaggaggtggaggtggagtaCATCTCCTCTTCCCCAGCTTCTGATATGGAGCCCGAACGCTGGGAACCAGACACGGAA AGCACCACAGATTTGATCTCAAAATTTTACAATGAAACCTCCAAGTCTAAGGGCTACTCTCATCCCCGACACTCACTCTTGGAAGATCGCTATGGGCATTTGCCCAAGTTCCTGCACTATTTCGTTGTCCAGAACTGGTTCAAGAAACTGTTCCCTATCTTTACCCTGGAG GCCTATCCAGAGATGGACACAATTGAGGGCTTGGCCTCCATGTTATTGGACTTCCTGTTACAAGCGACCTGGGACGACCGAGTGAACATTCTAAATGGCCTGCTGAGGTTGTTGCCTGATGTAACTGGCAACCTCCGAATCAGGCTGCAGGCCAAACTCTTGTACTTACTCAACCAAGATGATCCCCCCAAGCTCCAG GACCGGACTCAGAAGGAGTTTGTGATGCTGGCACTGCAGCTGCTCCTGGCCTGCAGCCTGGATGTCCTTGATGTGATATTGGAAATTATATCCTACTACCTGTACTCTCCAGCCAGCTGCCG ATGCAAAACTTGGAGCAGTCCACAGATGGCATTTTTGTGGAGCCTTCCAGACAGGCCTCACAAACCTCCCTCATTTCTGGAGCAACCTTGCCTGCCTTGA